Genomic window (Stenotrophomonas maltophilia):
AACCCGCTGCTGCTGTACGGAGGCACCGGCCTGGGCAAGACCCACCTGATGTTCGCCGCCGGCAACGCCATGCGCCAGGCCAACCCGGGGGCGAAGGTGCTGTACCTGCGTTCGGAACAGTTCTTCAGCGCGATGATCCGGGCCCTGCAGGAAAAGACCATGGATCAGTTCAAGCGTCAGTTCCAGCAGGTGGACGCGCTGCTGATCGATGACATCCAGTTCTTCGCCGGCAAGGACCGCACCCAGGAAGAGTTCTTCCACACCTTCAACGCGTTGTTCGATGGCAAGCAGCAGATCATCCTGACCTGCGACCGCTATCCGCGCGAGGTCGAAGGCCTGGAAGCGCGCCTGAAGTCGCGGCTTGCCTGGGGCCTGTCGGTCGCGATCGAACCGCCGGACTTCGAGACCCGCGCCGCGATCGTGCTGGCCAAGGCACGCGAACGCGGTGCCGAGATTCCCGATGATGTTGCGTTCCTGATCGCCAAGAAGATGCGCTCCAACGTGCGCGACCTTGAAGGTGCGCTCAATACCCTGACCGCCCGCGCCAATTTCACCGGCCGCGCGATCACCACCGAATTTGCCCAGGAAACCCTGCGCGATCTGCTGCGCGCCCAGCAGCAGGCGATCAGCATTCCCAACATCCAGAAAACCGTGGCCGACTACTACGGCCTGCAGATCAAGGATCTGCTGTCGAAGCGTCGGACCCGCTCGCTGGCCCGCCCCCGCCAGGTCGCCATGGCCCTGACCAAGGAACTGACCGAGCACAGCCTGCCCGAGATCGGCGACGCCTTTGCCGGTCGCGATCACACCACGGTGCTGCATGCCTGCCGCCAGATCCGGACTCTGATGGAAACCGACGGCAAGCTCCGCGAGGACTGGGACAAGCTGATCCGGAAGCTGAGCGAATGATGCACGGATGCCGATGAGGCGTCATCGCACAAAACGGTGCAGAATCCGGTAGCAAGCGCGGGACACGTTGTGGATAAAAATGGCGTCTGAAATCGCGTCGAATTTATCCACAGCTTTCCCCACCCCCTGAGGGTCGGTAATACAGAGGGTTTCGAGGTCTGAAATTCTTTTATTTACAAAGACTTAGCATTGTTTTCCAGCGATTCTGTCTCTACCAGCACCACCAAGCTTTTGATTTATTCCACATTTTTTAAAGCATAGGGGCACGGAACCACATGCGTTTCACACTGCAGCGCGAAGCCTTTCTCAAGCCGTTGGCACAGGTCGTCAACGTGGTCGAACGCCGCCAGACCCTTCCGGTTCTGGCCAATTTCCTGGTCCAGGTGCAGAACGGCCAGCTGTCGCTGACCGGTACCGACCTGGAAGTGGAGATGGTGTCGCGGATCGCGGTTGAAGATGCCCAGGACGGCGAAACCACCATCCCCGCCCGCAAGCTGTTCGAGATCATCCGCGCTCTGCCCGACGGCAGCCGGATCACCGTCTCGCAGACCGGTGACAAGATCACCGTGCAGGCCGGCCGCAGCCGCTTCACCCTGGCCACCCTGCCCTCCAACGACTTCCCGTCGGTTGACGAAGTGGAAGCCACCGAGCGCGTGGCCATCGGCGAAGCGACCCTGAAGGAGCTGATCGAGCGCACCGCGTTCGCGATGGCCCAGCAGGACGTGCGCTACTACCTCAACGGTCTGCTGTTCGACCTGCGCGGTGATGCGCTGCGTACCGTTGCCACCGACGGCCACCGCCTGGCGCTGTGTGAAACCGACCTGGCCAAGCCCAGTGGTTCCAAGCGCCAGATCATTGTGCCGCGCAAGGGCGTGACCGAACTGCAGCGCCTGCTGGAGAGCGGCGATCGCGAGATCGAGCTGGAAGTCGGCCGCAGCCACGTCCGCGTCAAGCGCGACGATGTCACCTTCACCTCGAAGCTGATCGACGGCCGTTTCCCGGATTATGAAGCGGTGATTCCGATCGGTGCCGACCGCGAAGTGAAGGTTGATCGTGAAGCACTGCGTGCCTCGCTGCAGCGCGCCGCGATCCTGTCCAACGAGAAGTACCGCGGCATCCGCGTGGAAGTCTCGCCGGGCAACCTGAAGATCAGCGCGCACAACCCGGAGCAGGAAGAAGCCCAGGAAGAGATCGAAGCCGACACCACGGTCAGCGATCTGGCCATCGGCTTCAACGTGAACTACCTGCTGGATGCCCTGTCCGCCCTGCGCGATGAGGAAGTCATCATCCAGCTGCGCGACTCCAACTCCTCCGCGCTGGTGCGTGAATCGAGCAGCGAGAAGTCGCGCCACGTGGTGATGCCGCTGCGGCTCTGACCGCTGCGCTGTTCCACGTGGAACCGAACGACGCCCGGGATCTTCCCGGGCGTTTTTTTTTGCAGGTTCCACGTGGAGCATCGAACGCGAACCCGTTGAAATGGATCCTGCCCGAGTGGATGTCCTCGGTCACTAGATGCTTGATGTCTCCGAACGATCCTTCTGAAACCTTTGAACTGAAGCAGCTGGGTAACAGGCCATGGTCAGAGGATCAACCCGCATTGCTCTGCCGCGCTGCCGAATTCCAGGATCAAGCTTCGGTGCCCTGCTTGCCGATCAGCGAACATGTGGAATGGGTGTCCTGCGTCTTCGTTGCCGTTTCTGAAAACGCCACTGTCCACAGCTCTGGTTCGGATCAGATCGGGCCGAGCCTAGCTTCTAAATCTGGGTATAAATCTAAAGCATGGTGGTGATGGTAGGGCCAGATCTCGTGGAAAAATGCCTTATCTATATGATTTAAAAGGAATTTATGCACCTGAAACCCCCTGTATAGAGGTCCCTCAGGCTGGGGGGGAACCTGTGGATAGTTTCAGAGCCTGGTCAAAATGGCTTTTTTATCCACAAATTGCCCATACCTTGTGTATAAGTCATACATGGTCGCTGTGGACAGCGTGAAACGGACAGCATGAATTTCTTGAAATCTGTGGAACCGTCCGGGAGACGGCATCGCAGATTTCAAGAAATCTGCGGGCCATTTACGGCGACTGCGGGAACGTGGCGCGCACGAGGTCCGGACACAGGGCTTGGAATCGTTGAATTCTGAGGGTCCATGCCCTGCCTTCCGCTGCAGATTTGAAGGATTTCCAGGGCGCTCCAGACCGGTGATCGTGCCCTTAGTTGAAGCGCCGCCACGTGGAACACGTGATCCGGACCTCCGCTTCGTTCCACCCTCCGGCATGGCAGCCGCAGAGGGCCGTCCGGCTTGACCAATGCAGTAAGCTGATGGATTCCCTGCCCCTCTACCGCCTTGTGCGGATGGTCTTTCGCGCCCCATGCAGATCCGCCGCCTCGCCTTGCATCAACTGCGTCGCTTCAGTGCGGTGGACCTGTCGCCACAGCCGGGATTGAACCTGCTGACCGGCGACAACGGTGCCGGCAAGACCAGCGTGCTCGAAGCCCTGCATCTGATGGCGTATGGCCGCAGCTTCCGTGGCCGGGTACGCGATGGATTGGTGCGTCAAGGCCAGGAGGCGCTGGAAGTCTTCGTGGAATGGGACGAACAACGTGCCCATCACCCACCGCACCGCCGAAAGGCCGGCCTGCGCCACAGTGGCCAGGACTGGAAGGGACGGCTGGACGGCGAAGACGTGGCCCAGCTTGGCAATCTGTGCGCAGCGCTTGCGGTAGTCACGTTCGAGCCAGGCAGCCATGCGTTGGTCAGCGGTGGTGGTGAACCCCGCCGCCGCTTCCTCGATTGGGG
Coding sequences:
- the dnaA gene encoding chromosomal replication initiator protein DnaA; this translates as MDAWSRSLERLEAEFPPEDVHTWLKPLQADLRVDSLVLYAPNAFIVDQVRELYLARIRELLAHFAGFSDVFLEIGSRPRPVEAQNAPVSTPSAHVSSEPQVPFAGNLDNHYTFANFVEGRSNQLGLAAAFQAAQKPGDRAHNPLLLYGGTGLGKTHLMFAAGNAMRQANPGAKVLYLRSEQFFSAMIRALQEKTMDQFKRQFQQVDALLIDDIQFFAGKDRTQEEFFHTFNALFDGKQQIILTCDRYPREVEGLEARLKSRLAWGLSVAIEPPDFETRAAIVLAKARERGAEIPDDVAFLIAKKMRSNVRDLEGALNTLTARANFTGRAITTEFAQETLRDLLRAQQQAISIPNIQKTVADYYGLQIKDLLSKRRTRSLARPRQVAMALTKELTEHSLPEIGDAFAGRDHTTVLHACRQIRTLMETDGKLREDWDKLIRKLSE
- the dnaN gene encoding DNA polymerase III subunit beta, giving the protein MRFTLQREAFLKPLAQVVNVVERRQTLPVLANFLVQVQNGQLSLTGTDLEVEMVSRIAVEDAQDGETTIPARKLFEIIRALPDGSRITVSQTGDKITVQAGRSRFTLATLPSNDFPSVDEVEATERVAIGEATLKELIERTAFAMAQQDVRYYLNGLLFDLRGDALRTVATDGHRLALCETDLAKPSGSKRQIIVPRKGVTELQRLLESGDREIELEVGRSHVRVKRDDVTFTSKLIDGRFPDYEAVIPIGADREVKVDREALRASLQRAAILSNEKYRGIRVEVSPGNLKISAHNPEQEEAQEEIEADTTVSDLAIGFNVNYLLDALSALRDEEVIIQLRDSNSSALVRESSSEKSRHVVMPLRL